The Streptomyces sp. NBC_00440 genome contains a region encoding:
- a CDS encoding exo-beta-N-acetylmuramidase NamZ family protein, whose protein sequence is MNLSRRGLLAASGAVGALGAVGGAAQPAAAHGKRARVSTGFDRLAADGYGLLDGERVGIVTNPTGVTQDVRHIVDVMHADRRVNLTAVFGPEHGFRGTAQAGGSEGRYDDPATGLPVYDTYTRSGQPLADIFTTSGVDTVVFDIQDVGARFYTYIWTLYDCMEAAALAGLRFVVLDRPNPVTGRAALGPVLHKEFATFVGRQPVSQAHGMTVTELARLFNGEFLPKPVELETVRMSGWRRGDFFDATGLPWVPPSPNMPTPDTALVYSGTCLFEGTNLSEGRGTTRPFELLGAEGIDRRWAEAANALELPGVAFREAYFAPVFSKFEGKTAGGVQLHVQDRAAFDPVRTAIGLLVTAKKVWSGFAWRSDDWIDKLTGSAQVRTMIDKGADTDEVVAAWQGELAAFRSVRERYLTYR, encoded by the coding sequence TGAACCTGTCCAGGCGGGGTCTGCTGGCCGCGAGCGGAGCCGTGGGTGCGCTGGGAGCCGTGGGCGGGGCGGCCCAGCCGGCCGCCGCGCACGGGAAGCGCGCCCGGGTGAGTACCGGGTTCGACCGGCTGGCCGCCGACGGCTACGGCCTGCTCGACGGGGAGCGCGTCGGGATCGTCACCAACCCGACCGGGGTCACCCAGGACGTCCGGCACATCGTCGATGTCATGCACGCCGACCGGAGGGTGAACCTCACCGCCGTCTTCGGCCCGGAGCACGGGTTCCGCGGCACGGCGCAGGCGGGCGGTTCGGAGGGGCGGTACGACGACCCGGCGACCGGGCTTCCGGTGTACGACACGTACACCAGGAGCGGGCAGCCCCTCGCGGACATCTTCACCACGTCCGGCGTGGACACGGTGGTCTTCGACATCCAGGACGTGGGGGCCCGCTTCTACACGTACATCTGGACGCTGTACGACTGCATGGAGGCGGCGGCGCTGGCGGGCCTGCGCTTCGTGGTGCTGGACCGGCCGAATCCGGTCACGGGGCGGGCCGCGCTCGGTCCTGTGCTGCACAAGGAGTTCGCGACCTTCGTCGGGCGGCAGCCCGTCTCCCAGGCGCACGGGATGACCGTGACGGAGCTCGCCCGGCTCTTCAACGGTGAATTCCTCCCGAAGCCGGTCGAGTTGGAGACCGTGCGGATGTCCGGCTGGCGGCGCGGCGACTTCTTCGACGCGACGGGCCTGCCATGGGTGCCGCCGAGCCCGAACATGCCGACACCGGACACCGCTCTCGTCTACTCGGGGACCTGTCTGTTCGAGGGGACGAACCTCTCCGAGGGACGGGGCACCACCAGGCCGTTCGAGCTGCTGGGGGCCGAGGGGATCGACCGGCGGTGGGCCGAGGCGGCCAACGCGCTGGAGCTGCCGGGGGTCGCCTTCCGCGAGGCGTACTTCGCGCCGGTGTTCTCCAAGTTCGAGGGGAAGACCGCGGGCGGTGTGCAGCTCCATGTCCAGGACCGTGCGGCGTTCGACCCGGTGCGGACCGCGATCGGGCTGCTGGTGACGGCCAAGAAGGTCTGGTCCGGGTTCGCCTGGCGTTCCGACGACTGGATCGACAAGCTGACCGGGTCCGCGCAGGTCCGCACCATGATCGACAAGGGTGCGGACACCGATGAGGTGGTGGCGGCCTGGCAGGGCGAACTCGCCGCCTTCCGGTCCGTCCGCGAGCGGTATCTGACGTACCGCTGA